The Leptospiraceae bacterium genome includes the window AAATGCAATTGTCTCTTTTTAAGGAATACATCGAATTCGCTAAAAAAATCGGGTTTGAGAACCTCACAAAACACTCTGCTTCTTCTGCATCCACAATTCTATTTAGAGATGCCCATTTTGATATGGTAAGAGTTGGAATTTCACTCTATGGACTCTGGCCCAGCCGAGAAACAAAACTTTCTCATTCTCTTGTAGGGAAAAATGAGTTTCGCCTAACGCCCGCTCTTTCATGGAAAACTAAAATAGTACATATTCAAGACTTGGAAATAGGTTCGTATATCGGATATGGCTCTACTTATAAGACAAATTATCCTACAAAAGTTGCAGTCCTCCCTGTGGGGTATTTTGAAGGAATAGACAGAAGACTTTCCAATCAAGGGAATATTCTCATCAAAGGTAGAAGAGCGAGAATTCTTGGCAGAGTGTGTATGAATATGTGTATGATAGATGTTACGCACATCCCGGAAGTCACTATTGGAGACACGGTTGTACTAATCGGAAAATCGGGTGATGAGAGTATTTCTGCCGATGATATATCGAGTATGATTGGCACGATTAACTATGAGGTAGTTACAAATATTCACGCAAGCATTCCAAGGCTGATTGTAGATTGACACAGGGGTTTTATAAGGAGATTTTATGAACGAAAATTTGGAAAAGGTAAATTATATTTTAGAAACACTTCCCTATATAGCAAAATTTTCCGGGAAGACTATCGTAATCAAATACGGTGGAGCTGCTATGGCAAAAGAAGATTTAAAAGAATCTTTCGCAAAAGATATTGTACTATTAAAATATCTTGGTATTCACCCGATTGTGGTACATGGCGGGGGACCTGAAATTAATCTTATGGTGGGAAAACTCGGACTATCCACCGAATTTGTGAGAGGACATCGCATAACGGATGCACCTACTATGGAAGTAGTGGAAATGATTCTTACAGGAAAAGTAAATCAACAGATAGTTAGCAGAATAAATTCTATAGGAGGACAAGCTGTTGGGATTTCCGGTAGAGACGGAAAACTTGCAATCGCAGAAAAAGAGCCTCTTCAATTTGAAAACGAAAATGGAAGATTAGAAACAGTTGATATCGGACTTGTTGGAAAAATCCACACAATCAATACAGATATTTTATCCACATTGCAAAACGACGGTTTTATTCCTGTAGTTTCGCCTGTAGCCGAATCAAGTAGTGGTGAGCCTTTGAATATCAATGCAGACACAATGGCTGGTATGCTTGCAGGAGCTTTGAAAGCAGAAAAATTAATTCTACTCACAGATACACCTGGGATACTCATTGAGAATAATTTAGTGACAGGTTTAAGTAAAGAAAAAATTGAATCGTACATTAAAGATAAAAGTATATCTGGAGGAATGATTCCAAAAGTCGAAAGCTGTCTAAATGCAATTGCAAATGGAGTAAAACGATCTCATATTATAGACGGTAGAATTCCACACTCTATCCTTCTCGAAATATTCACCGATCAGGGAATAGGAAGTTTAATAGAATAAAGAAAATTTCACCTTGATACATTTTCCCAAATAAGAAATGGTTTAACATCTTGAATGAAAAGTATTTTTACAAGAAAAAGAATTAAAATACAAATTAGCAACAAGTAGAATAAAGTAAAGTTTACGCTTTCATCTTCGTTTTGTAATAAAATTACAAGTGGGACTGCAATCGTAAACATTCTGGAGATGTTTTCATATACTGACCAAAAATGATAGTATCC containing:
- the alr gene encoding alanine racemase: MSSSWVEISKNAIKSNIHSFKSILQPGVKFAAIVKSNAYGHGILEVSKIAISSGADLLGVNSLDEAIFLRQNLPDTKILIMGEIPDLKEKTKFVSDPNFSIVVSRLDEIQILNSLPSPPKIHLKTDTGMGRLGFHGKKLTDLICEIKEENIELHGIMTHFASTEDFTEHSYSKMQLSLFKEYIEFAKKIGFENLTKHSASSASTILFRDAHFDMVRVGISLYGLWPSRETKLSHSLVGKNEFRLTPALSWKTKIVHIQDLEIGSYIGYGSTYKTNYPTKVAVLPVGYFEGIDRRLSNQGNILIKGRRARILGRVCMNMCMIDVTHIPEVTIGDTVVLIGKSGDESISADDISSMIGTINYEVVTNIHASIPRLIVD
- the argB gene encoding acetylglutamate kinase is translated as MNENLEKVNYILETLPYIAKFSGKTIVIKYGGAAMAKEDLKESFAKDIVLLKYLGIHPIVVHGGGPEINLMVGKLGLSTEFVRGHRITDAPTMEVVEMILTGKVNQQIVSRINSIGGQAVGISGRDGKLAIAEKEPLQFENENGRLETVDIGLVGKIHTINTDILSTLQNDGFIPVVSPVAESSSGEPLNINADTMAGMLAGALKAEKLILLTDTPGILIENNLVTGLSKEKIESYIKDKSISGGMIPKVESCLNAIANGVKRSHIIDGRIPHSILLEIFTDQGIGSLIE